CTGTAGAGTATGGTTAATAAGGAACTATAAGTACGGCTTTACGGAACTATAAAGTACGGTTGTAAGTAGTGAGTACAGTACTTAGAAAATAGGGCAGCTGAAATTGGTAGATTATAGCAACAAGTAATAGGCATTTGGTAATTAGTTACTATAGTGGATTATTAGCTGAAGGAATTAATCAGCCGATTCGAATGTCTTAGAACTAAATGTTAGTACCACTCGATATATAGTATTTACTTCCGTCTGCTTTCATGAAAATCATGTCAATTCAACTAAGCAGGCAATGCAAACAATTAGATGCAACAGCTACCTAAATTACTAAGCAAAGACGATACATggcaaataaatttcaaacAACGGTGTAGATGAGATATGCTTCAAGAAGCATCATTTCTAATAGTCTGTTTCTTACAAAGCGAAGGCAATACTCTGGCAAACCAGATAATAATGGTATTATCCTAATATATACACCTGTTGATATCTTAAttgatattttattatctaCTAATATCTTATATTTCCTTCTCAGGATTTTCACTCCTCTTAGTGCAGTTTTTTTGGCGGATATGGCGCGTATCCTCAATTCAGCCACATGGCTTAATTCCGCATCTTTTACATTTATGCTCTTTATGTTTCACGTAGTTTATAGTTAATGTTTCAGATtatctaatttttttttagattatttttttcccgaaGAGAATGCAAGGCTTGTGCCTATACTCTGAAGTTGCATATATGTCTTAATTTAAGCAAGCAATACAATAATAGAGTTACTGACTAAGCTGAAATTGTGACTGTGAGTTGAGCGGGCAAATATAGTTTTTCATCTAATACTCCGGATATATCAGATATTACATAGACAGGCTATAGATCACTGAGTATCATAGTTGATGAATATTTGAGAATAACAGATCGGTGGATATCAAACATCAGAAACAGGTTTATTGTCACATACAGATTGAATATACAGGGATCTGAGGTACAAGAAGACACGCCGTTTAGAATAGTGCATAGTGGGTATATTATAGAAAGCATTCATAGGCTTATTTCaagctttatttcttaGCTTCAAAGTTTCTTCGTAGCTTTATCACATTATGAAGAATTACACGGTGCCAAAGAGAGATTTCCAAAAGAGGGAATATTTCATGGTGGAAGCAGACAGCAGCATAGAAGAAGTGCGAAAGCAGCATCCAAGTTGGCGATACGAGTATTTAGATCGAGCTTTGGGCAAGTATCATGTTTTTTCGCTTCCCAAGAAGCACAGGGATGTGTTTCTTTTAAAGAGGATGTCTGGAAAGGGATTGTTAGAGAAGAGGGATGGGGAAAGTACGTTAAAATCAGTTTACATGTTACCTGAGAAGAAGTTAGAGAGGCGGGCTCCTGTTCCTGAGGAGTATTGGGGAGAGGGGGATAGTAAAAGTGAAGATTGTGAGGATAGTGAGATGAGGGGAGAAGTTaatgaaggtgaagataGTGGAAGAGGAATTAGTGGaatgaaaagagagaatAGTGAAATGAAGGAAGAGGATaatgaaagtgaagataatgaaagggaaaataatgaaagtgaaaatagtgaaagtgaaaatagtgaaagggaaaatagtgaaagggaaaatagtgaaagtgaaaatagtATGAAtgaggaaggagaaaatgaagaaggaaaaaatgaaggtgaggaatatcaagaatatgaagatagaaataaaaataaaaataaagatattcAGGATATTCAAGATCTCAGCTCCAGGTTGgcaaaaaaggaaagcaaaaaagtgACCGACTCGTCCCAGCTCGTGGTGGAAAAAGCGCGCGAGGAGTTTGGCATCGACGACCCGCAGTTTTCCCAGCAGTGGCACATCGTCAACGCGGAGTTCCCCGGTGAGGATGTCGACGTGGTCCCCGTGTGGCGGCAGAATATCACGGGCAAGGGCGTGGTGACGGCGATCATCGACGACGGGCTCGACTTCGATAACCCGGACCTCGCGGGGGCTTTCTGCGCGGAGGGCTCCTGGGACTACAACGACAACACTGCACTGCCGCGCCCGCGGCTCCAGGACGACTACCACGGGACGCGGTGCGCAGGGGAGATTGCGGCTGCGCTCGGCAACGGCTTCTGCGGTGTCGGCGTTGCGCACGGCTCGCGCGTATCGGGGGTGCGCATCCTCTCCGGCAGCCTCACTGCGGAGGACGAAGCCGCCGCAATGGTGCATGCGCTGGGCGTCAACGACATCTACTCTTGTTCCTGGGGGCCACCAGACAATGGGCGCGCAATGGATGTGCCGGATAAAATTGTGCGCGAGGCAATTTTGAAAGGCGTCCAGGAGGGGCGCAGCGGCAAGGGCGCATTGTACGTTTTCGCGAGCGGCAACGGCGCGTTGCATCAGGATAGCTGCAATTTTGATGGGTACACGAACAGCATTTATTCGATAACGGTGACTGCGCTGGACCACCGCGGGCTCCACCCGCAGTATGCGGAGTCGTGCGCCGCCGTGATGGTTGCCGCTTACTCGTCTGGGTCGGGCGCGCACATCAGCACGACGGATTTCAAGGAGGGGTGCTCTGCGCGGCATGGCGGGACGTCTGCGGCTGCGCCGCTCGCCGCAGGGCTCTATGCGCTCGTCCTCGAGGCGAACCCTGCGCTCACGTGGCGCGACGTGCAGCAGTTGACCGTCATGGCCGCCGTGCAGGTGCATCCGGAGGATCCCGGGTGGCAGGACTCGGCGATTCCCGGCCGGAGGTACTCGTACAAATTCGGGTGGGGCAAGTTGGACGCTGCGAAAATTGTCGCCGCTGCCCGCGACAACTACCGCCTCCTTCGCCCTCAGGCCTGGTACTACACGCCGTACCTGCACCTGGGCGAGgggcaaaaaaatgatgacaAAAACAATATCTCCTCGCACGTCCAGCCCGAGGGCTCGAACCTGCCCTGGCCAGACCACTCAGTAATTTTTTCGTCCTCTTTTGACGTGTCCCAAAAGGGCATCGCGAATGCCAACCTTCACCACATCGAGCAAATTACAGTCACCGTCAACGTTTCCACCTCAAAAAGAGGTGCCGTTTACATCCGCTTGGTTTCCCCACACGGAATCGTGTCCCGGTTGGCCCAGCAGAGACCTCACGATACCGATTCGTCGGGTTTTAACAACTGGACTTTTTCGTCTGTGGCCCATTGGGGTGAGGACCCAGTTGGAAATTGGGAAATCCAGGTCATCAACACTGAACCTGATAGTCAGCGGGTCGAATTCCACGGCTGGCAGCTTCGATTTTTCGGTGAGTGCGTAGATCCGAAAAGGGCAAGGCGGTTTGACATGGATAAGGATTATAGTGAGGAGGGGGAGAAGGAACTGACTTCGATTTTGTCTGTATCATCTttatcaacatcaacatcagCATTGcctttatcttcatcttcatcttcatcaacattgcctttatcttcatcttcatcttcatcaacattgcctttatcttcttctccatcctcttcttcctcatcctcttcttctcctcattCTTCACACACTCTCCCATCAGACCACGCTGACTGGTACTTCCTTGCACTCCTCCTCCTTGGCTTCGGAATCTGCATGTGGATGCTCAAATGCCGCAAAAAACCCGGAAGAGCTCGCCAAAGAGACGAATACGAGtttgaaatcatcaatCCTGACGAAGAAGACTCCGATTTCGACCACAACTCTCGTTTTCAGCCCAGTATCGACTCCTCTGAAGACGTTGCCGGATCTCCAGCCGCCAAAAATGCTGATGccgatgatgaaaatgctgAAACTGCACACGATGAGCTTTTTAACAA
This region of Brettanomyces bruxellensis chromosome 4, complete sequence genomic DNA includes:
- a CDS encoding uncharacterized protein (MEROPS:MER0000364~BUSCO:EOG09260J8F), whose product is MKNYTVPKRDFQKREYFMVEADSSIEEVRKQHPSWRYEYLDRALGKYHVFSLPKKHRDVFLLKRMSGKGLLEKRDGESTLKSVYMLPEKKLERRAPVPEEYWGEGDSKSEDCEDSEMRGEVNEGEDSGRGISGMKRENSEMKEEDNESEDNERENNESENSESENSERENSERENSESENSMNEEGENEEGKNEGEEYQEYEDRNKNKNKDIQDIQDLSSRLAKKESKKVTDSSQLVVEKAREEFGIDDPQFSQQWHIVNAEFPGEDVDVVPVWRQNITGKGVVTAIIDDGLDFDNPDLAGAFCAEGSWDYNDNTALPRPRLQDDYHGTRCAGEIAAALGNGFCGVGVAHGSRVSGVRILSGSLTAEDEAAAMVHALGVNDIYSCSWGPPDNGRAMDVPDKIVREAILKGVQEGRSGKGALYVFASGNGALHQDSCNFDGYTNSIYSITVTALDHRGLHPQYAESCAAVMVAAYSSGSGAHISTTDFKEGCSARHGGTSAAAPLAAGLYALVLEANPALTWRDVQQLTVMAAVQVHPEDPGWQDSAIPGRRYSYKFGWGKLDAAKIVAAARDNYRLLRPQAWYYTPYLHLGEGQKNDDKNNISSHVQPEGSNLPWPDHSVIFSSSFDVSQKGIANANLHHIEQITVTVNVSTSKRGAVYIRLVSPHGIVSRLAQQRPHDTDSSGFNNWTFSSVAHWGEDPVGNWEIQVINTEPDSQRVEFHGWQLRFFGECVDPKRARRFDMDKDYSEEGEKELTSILSVSSLSTSTSALPLSSSSSSSTLPLSSSSSSSTLPLSSSPSSSSSSSSSPHSSHTLPSDHADWYFLALLLLGFGICMWMLKCRKKPGRARQRDEYEFEIINPDEEDSDFDHNSRFQPSIDSSEDVAGSPAAKNADADDENAETAHDELFNNSYAQDDQSAFNTEEEERERLFNTSNADDPFRVSDDDST